One segment of Solanum lycopersicum chromosome 1, SLM_r2.1 DNA contains the following:
- the LOC101246280 gene encoding uncharacterized protein, producing the protein MASVEEPILSRIDRLDNIIKKLEEVRGGDHSPKTSTASSETLTSDGQVSSLDFSPRSMEKHCRPIDDVISETEHKGTLMERLVNVEKRVLNVCLQWEAELEMIKKNNNNNDVGVEENLNLNLKKKRQVSNVVIIEEKNKASSPHKKGSFKSFVKSCVKGIHEH; encoded by the exons atggcatCAGTTGAAGAACCAATACTCTCTAGAATCGATAGACTTGACAATATA ATTAAAAAACTCGAGGAAGTTCGAGGAGGTGATCATTCACCGAAGACATCCACAGCGTCGAGCGAGACGTTAACGAGCGACGGGCAAGTTTCGTCGCTCGATTTCTCTCCGAGAAGCATGGAGAAGCACTGCCGCCCCATAGACGACGTGATTTCGGAGACGGAGCACAAGGGGACACTCATGGAGAGGCTTGTGAATGTTGAGAAGAGGGTGTTGAATGTGTGTTTGCAATGGGAGGCAGAGTTGGAGATGATcaagaagaataataataataatgatgttgGTGTTGAagagaatttgaatttgaatttgaagaagaaaagacaaGTGAGTAATGTTGTTATAATTGAGGAAAAGAATAAGGCATCATCTCCTCATAAGAAGGGTAGTTTCAAGAGCTTTGTGAAGTCTTGTGTTAAAGGGATACATGAACATTAG
- the LOC101246564 gene encoding chaperonin-like RbcX protein 2, chloroplastic, with protein sequence MVGTISGSGRSLAETHSTPCLCLNPSRNSGSTNFRSNRELGLWRTFKGRKQLNLSSSFLEAWCEWRLSAKMVSLALNGGSRKRQKIRKLTVVGGLEVEDDDSGEDVKNEIINVITYKAVRTVLQQLYEMNPPQYTWFYNFIVNHVPNTGKNFLQQLFKEKRELAERVMITRLSLYSIWMQKCDHAELYNRISDENVELMRERLAQTVIWPSDDDQIAGSLD encoded by the exons ATGGTTGGAACTATTTCTGGGTCTGGAAGATCATTAGCTGAAACTCACTCTACTCCATGTTTGTGCTTGAATCCTAGTCGTAACTCAGGCAGCACTAATTTTAGGAGTAATAGGGAATTGGGGTTGTGGAGAACCTTTAAGGGGAGAAAGCAGTTGAATTTAAGTAGTAGTTTCTTGGAAGCATGGTGTGAGTGGAGGTTATCTGCAAAGATGGTGTCTTTGGCTTTAAATGGAGGTTCAAGAAAGAGACAGAAGATTAGGAAACTCACTGTTGTTGGTGGGTTGGAAGTGGAAGATGATGATTCAGGGGAAGATGTTAAAAAT GAAATAATCAATGTTATCACTTACAAGGCTGTACGGACTGTTCTTCAACAACTCTATGAGATGAACCCCCCACAGTATACATGGTTTTACAA TTTTATAGTAAACCACGTGCCTAACACTGGGAAAAATTTCCTTCAACAGCTTTTCAAG GAAAAGCGAGAACTTGCTGAGAGAGTGATGATTACACGTCTTAGCCTTTACAGCATATGGATGCAG AAATGTGATCATGCTGAATTATACAACAGAATATCTGATGAGAATGTGGAACTGATGCGTGAACGACTAGCTCAAACTGTTATATGGCCATCTGATGATGATCAGATTGCTGGAAGTTTGGATTGA
- the LOC101263647 gene encoding putative late blight resistance protein homolog R1A-3 isoform X1 produces the protein MAYASVVSLAQTLGQLNTRIPGLFSDPKIQSLAASLDYFKAFLDDSSNSSYYHQENIKDLVGKFRDALNEAENIIELKICEIHQRGNEDLVPVVQKIELLREELVLSLETCTSHDHDTEPGEDHFETRVGSPSKPSFNANLENDVVGLDDDLEKVIERLLGYSSEREVVAITGMGGIGKTTLAKKAYDYPRVRSRFDVHAWVTVSREYGMRRLLLSLARCIPGMTADKLVEKTEDQLAESLYRKLKDRRYLIVIDDIWSTKVWDDVTRCFPDDDNGSRIILTSRLKDVAAYANPDSPLHEMGVLSLDDSWKLLSIKVFGVNDLCPFELEDIGKQIAERCGGLPLAILVVAGHLSKISMRRESWITVAKTVNSVVANDPDKCLGVLGMSYNYLSNHLKPCFLSIGAFPEDFEIKARTLIQVWVAEGFLKAERVESLEKVAEECLEDLISRNLIMIKKRRFNGEIRSCGMHDLLRDLSLREAQKEKFLHVTSARYVSNFLAQRNEGRGFSFLSNISLNDSSELSSHVTRSMFFWGELSISSPPHRQISLFASFKHIRVLAIISHMFPAFPAEITQLTHLRYLWIRSNGGLPASVSHLYNLQTLVFQQPELYYMHKTLVLPRDIWNMTQLRRLRLLSGNYLSKPKRSTTTDDVLGLSNLEELSHLCFASCTEEVFSCLPSIRKVSILDAASDDASEYLQNLVHLEKLETLKCVCYGQKRLTLSNWCASLTSVKRLILSGCLLLSQDMASLAALPNLEVLKLRDNEFEGCAWTLSDEDEFSQLKFLLLAEPRLLNWEAGSVNFPNLQKLVLRKCICLEEIPIDIGEICTLEMIELICCSSSAQNSANEIREEQESMGNSCLDIRVYVDDDEPSSLFDFWRAVLD, from the exons ATGGCTTATGCTTCTGTTGTTTCTCTTGCTCAAACTCTAGGGCAACTCAATACCAGAATCCCAGGTTTGTTTTCTGACccaaaaattcaatctttagcTGCATCTCTTGATTATTTCAAAGCCTTTCTTGATGATAGTAGCAACAGTAGTTATTATCAccaagaaaatatcaaagatTTGGTTGGAAAGTTTAGAGATGCTCTCAATGAAGCTGAGAATATTATTGAACTAAAGATTTGTGAGATTCATCAAAGAGGAAATGAAGATTTAGTACCAGTAGTACAGAAGATTGAGTTACTAAGGGAAGAGTTGGTGCTTAGTCTTGAGACCTGCACAAGCCATGACCATGACACTGAACCTGGTGAAGATCATTTCGAAACGAGGGTTGGTAGTCCATCTAAGCCTAGTTTTAATGCTAATTTGGAGAATGATGTTGTTGGTCTTGATGATGATTTGGAGAAGGTTATAGAAAGGCTACTTGGGTACTCCTCCGAGAGAGAAGTCGTTGCAATTACAG GTATGGGTGGGATTGGCAAAACGACTCTCGCTAAAAAAGCTTATGATTATCCCCGAGTTAGGTCTCGCTTCGATGTTCATGCATGGGTTACAGTATCTCGAGAGTATGGAATGAGGAGGTTGCTGTTAAGTCTAGCCCGTTGCATTCCTGGTATGACGGCGGATAAGCTTGTAGAGAAAACTGAGGATCAGTTAGCGGAGTCATTATATAGAAAACTTAAGGATCGAAGATATCTTATTGTCATTGATGATATTTGGAGTACTAAAGTTTGGGACGATGTGACAAGATGTTTTCCAGATGATGACAATGGAAGTCGTATCATATTAACGAGTAGGCTTAAGGATGTGGCTGCTTATGCTAATCCTGATAGCCCTTTGCATGAGATGGGGGTCTTAAGTTTGGATGATAGTTGGAAATTACTCTCCATCAAGGTATTTGGGGTAAATGATCTTTGTCCTTTTGAGTTAGAGGATATCGGGAAGCAAATAGCGGAAAGATGTGGTGGACTTCCTTTGGCAATTCTGGTGGTTGCAGGGCATCTTTCTAAGATTTCTATGAGAAGAGAAAGTTGGATCACTGTTGCCAAGACTGTTAATTCAGTTGTTGCGAATGATCCAGATAAATGCCTGGGAGTGCTCGGTATGAGTTACAATTACCTGTCGAACCACCTCAAGCCATGCTTCCTCTCTATAGGTGCTTTTCCGGAGGATTTTGAAATAAAAGCTCGGACATTAATCCAAGTTTGGGTTGCTGAAGGGTTTCTGAAAGCCGAAAGGGTCGAGAGCTTGGAAAAAGTTGCAGAAGAGTGTTTGGAAGATCTTATTAGTAGAAATctaataatgattaaaaagaGGAGGTTCAATGGTGAGATCAGAAGTTGTGGCATGCATGATTTGTTGAGGGACTTGAGCTTGAGAGAAGCTCAGAAAGAGAAGTTCCTGCACGTGACATCAGCTCGATATGTTTCAAACTTCCTAGCACAGAGGAACGAGGGTCGTGGCTTCAGCTTTCTTTCCAACATTTCTCTAAATGATTCTAGTGAGTTGTCATCTCATGTAACTCGATCAATGTTTTTCTGGGGTGAACTGTCAATCTCTTCTCCGCCTCATAGGCAAATTTCCTTATTCGCGAGCTTCAAACATATCAGAGTGTTGGCAATTATTTCTCACATGTTTCCTGCATTTCCAGCTGAGATAACACAACTAACTCATCTAAGGTACCTTTGGATTCGATCAAATGGTGGTCTCCCCGCATCAGTGTCTCATCTCTATAATCTGCAAACCTTGGTATTTCAACAGCCGGAACTGTATTATATGCACAAAACTTTGGTTCTGCCTCGGGATATCTGGAACATGACACAGCTAAGGCGTCTGCGTCTACTGAGTGGCAATTATCTGTCTAAGCCTAAAAGAAGTACCACAACAGATGATGTTTTGGGGCTCAGCAATCTGGAGGAACTTTCTCACTTATGTTTTGCGAGCTGTACAGAGGAAGTCTTTTCATGCCTTCCCAGTATACGTAAAGTGAGTATCCTCGATGCTGCATCAGACGATGCATCTGAATACTTACAAAATCTGGTACATTTAGAGAAACTCGAAACATTGAAGTGCGTCTGCTATGGTCAGAAGCGGCTCACCTTGTCAAACTGGTGTGCTTCCTTAACATCTGTTAAGAGGTTAATATTATCCGGTTGTCTTCTGCTTTCTCAAGACATGGCAAGTCTAGCTGCATTGCCCAATCTTGAAGTGCTTAAACTTAGAGATAATGAGTTTGAAGGTTGTGCGTGGACACTAAGTGATGAAGACGAGTTTAGCCAGCTAAAGTTCCTACTGCTTGCTGAGCCACGTCTACTGAACTGGGAAGCCGGTAGTGTTAACTTCCCAAACCTTCAAAAGTTAGTTTTGAGGAAATGCATCTGTCTTGAGGAAATACCAATCGATATTGGAGAGATATGTACATTGGAGATGATTGAACTGATTTGCTGCAGCTCTTCTGCTCAGAATTCAGCAAATGAAATTCGCGAAGAACAGGAGAGCATGGGAAACTCTTGTCTTGACATACGCGTTTATG TTGACGATGATGAACCTTCCTCGTTGTTCGATTTCTGGAGAGCAGTACTAGATTGA
- the LOC101263647 gene encoding putative late blight resistance protein homolog R1A-10 isoform X2, whose protein sequence is MAYASVVSLAQTLGQLNTRIPGMGGIGKTTLAKKAYDYPRVRSRFDVHAWVTVSREYGMRRLLLSLARCIPGMTADKLVEKTEDQLAESLYRKLKDRRYLIVIDDIWSTKVWDDVTRCFPDDDNGSRIILTSRLKDVAAYANPDSPLHEMGVLSLDDSWKLLSIKVFGVNDLCPFELEDIGKQIAERCGGLPLAILVVAGHLSKISMRRESWITVAKTVNSVVANDPDKCLGVLGMSYNYLSNHLKPCFLSIGAFPEDFEIKARTLIQVWVAEGFLKAERVESLEKVAEECLEDLISRNLIMIKKRRFNGEIRSCGMHDLLRDLSLREAQKEKFLHVTSARYVSNFLAQRNEGRGFSFLSNISLNDSSELSSHVTRSMFFWGELSISSPPHRQISLFASFKHIRVLAIISHMFPAFPAEITQLTHLRYLWIRSNGGLPASVSHLYNLQTLVFQQPELYYMHKTLVLPRDIWNMTQLRRLRLLSGNYLSKPKRSTTTDDVLGLSNLEELSHLCFASCTEEVFSCLPSIRKVSILDAASDDASEYLQNLVHLEKLETLKCVCYGQKRLTLSNWCASLTSVKRLILSGCLLLSQDMASLAALPNLEVLKLRDNEFEGCAWTLSDEDEFSQLKFLLLAEPRLLNWEAGSVNFPNLQKLVLRKCICLEEIPIDIGEICTLEMIELICCSSSAQNSANEIREEQESMGNSCLDIRVYVDDDEPSSLFDFWRAVLD, encoded by the exons ATGGCTTATGCTTCTGTTGTTTCTCTTGCTCAAACTCTAGGGCAACTCAATACCAGAATCCCAG GTATGGGTGGGATTGGCAAAACGACTCTCGCTAAAAAAGCTTATGATTATCCCCGAGTTAGGTCTCGCTTCGATGTTCATGCATGGGTTACAGTATCTCGAGAGTATGGAATGAGGAGGTTGCTGTTAAGTCTAGCCCGTTGCATTCCTGGTATGACGGCGGATAAGCTTGTAGAGAAAACTGAGGATCAGTTAGCGGAGTCATTATATAGAAAACTTAAGGATCGAAGATATCTTATTGTCATTGATGATATTTGGAGTACTAAAGTTTGGGACGATGTGACAAGATGTTTTCCAGATGATGACAATGGAAGTCGTATCATATTAACGAGTAGGCTTAAGGATGTGGCTGCTTATGCTAATCCTGATAGCCCTTTGCATGAGATGGGGGTCTTAAGTTTGGATGATAGTTGGAAATTACTCTCCATCAAGGTATTTGGGGTAAATGATCTTTGTCCTTTTGAGTTAGAGGATATCGGGAAGCAAATAGCGGAAAGATGTGGTGGACTTCCTTTGGCAATTCTGGTGGTTGCAGGGCATCTTTCTAAGATTTCTATGAGAAGAGAAAGTTGGATCACTGTTGCCAAGACTGTTAATTCAGTTGTTGCGAATGATCCAGATAAATGCCTGGGAGTGCTCGGTATGAGTTACAATTACCTGTCGAACCACCTCAAGCCATGCTTCCTCTCTATAGGTGCTTTTCCGGAGGATTTTGAAATAAAAGCTCGGACATTAATCCAAGTTTGGGTTGCTGAAGGGTTTCTGAAAGCCGAAAGGGTCGAGAGCTTGGAAAAAGTTGCAGAAGAGTGTTTGGAAGATCTTATTAGTAGAAATctaataatgattaaaaagaGGAGGTTCAATGGTGAGATCAGAAGTTGTGGCATGCATGATTTGTTGAGGGACTTGAGCTTGAGAGAAGCTCAGAAAGAGAAGTTCCTGCACGTGACATCAGCTCGATATGTTTCAAACTTCCTAGCACAGAGGAACGAGGGTCGTGGCTTCAGCTTTCTTTCCAACATTTCTCTAAATGATTCTAGTGAGTTGTCATCTCATGTAACTCGATCAATGTTTTTCTGGGGTGAACTGTCAATCTCTTCTCCGCCTCATAGGCAAATTTCCTTATTCGCGAGCTTCAAACATATCAGAGTGTTGGCAATTATTTCTCACATGTTTCCTGCATTTCCAGCTGAGATAACACAACTAACTCATCTAAGGTACCTTTGGATTCGATCAAATGGTGGTCTCCCCGCATCAGTGTCTCATCTCTATAATCTGCAAACCTTGGTATTTCAACAGCCGGAACTGTATTATATGCACAAAACTTTGGTTCTGCCTCGGGATATCTGGAACATGACACAGCTAAGGCGTCTGCGTCTACTGAGTGGCAATTATCTGTCTAAGCCTAAAAGAAGTACCACAACAGATGATGTTTTGGGGCTCAGCAATCTGGAGGAACTTTCTCACTTATGTTTTGCGAGCTGTACAGAGGAAGTCTTTTCATGCCTTCCCAGTATACGTAAAGTGAGTATCCTCGATGCTGCATCAGACGATGCATCTGAATACTTACAAAATCTGGTACATTTAGAGAAACTCGAAACATTGAAGTGCGTCTGCTATGGTCAGAAGCGGCTCACCTTGTCAAACTGGTGTGCTTCCTTAACATCTGTTAAGAGGTTAATATTATCCGGTTGTCTTCTGCTTTCTCAAGACATGGCAAGTCTAGCTGCATTGCCCAATCTTGAAGTGCTTAAACTTAGAGATAATGAGTTTGAAGGTTGTGCGTGGACACTAAGTGATGAAGACGAGTTTAGCCAGCTAAAGTTCCTACTGCTTGCTGAGCCACGTCTACTGAACTGGGAAGCCGGTAGTGTTAACTTCCCAAACCTTCAAAAGTTAGTTTTGAGGAAATGCATCTGTCTTGAGGAAATACCAATCGATATTGGAGAGATATGTACATTGGAGATGATTGAACTGATTTGCTGCAGCTCTTCTGCTCAGAATTCAGCAAATGAAATTCGCGAAGAACAGGAGAGCATGGGAAACTCTTGTCTTGACATACGCGTTTATG TTGACGATGATGAACCTTCCTCGTTGTTCGATTTCTGGAGAGCAGTACTAGATTGA
- the LOC101246863 gene encoding cellulose synthase A catalytic subunit 3 [UDP-forming], giving the protein MDPEGDVKGKSLKTLGGQVCQICGDGVGTTVNGEPFVACDVCAFPVCRPCYEYERKDGNQSCPQCKTRYKRHKGSPAISGESVEDGDADDGASDLNYSSENLNEKQKVADRVLSWHATYGRGEETGAPKYDKEVSHNHIPLLTNGTDVSGELSAASPGRYSMASPGPAGGAKHIHPLTYSTDANQSPNIRVVDPVREFGSPGLGNVAWKERVDGWKMKQDKNVVPMTTSQPPSERGVGDIDASTDILGDDSLLNDEARQPLSRKVSIPSSRINPYRMVIVLRLVILCIFLHYRIMNPVPNAIPLWLLSVICEIWFAFSWILDQFPKWLPINRETYLDRLALRYDREGEPSQLAAVDIFVSTVDPLKEPPLVTANTVLSILAVDYPVDKVSCYVSDDGAAMLTFEALSETAEFARKWVPFSKKYSIEPRAPEWYFSQKVDYLKDKVQTSFVKERRAMKREYEEFKIRINSLVAKAQKVPEEGWIMQDGTPWPGNNTRDHPGMIQVFLGQSGGLDSDGNELPRLVYVSREKRPGFQHHKKAGAMNALVRVSAVLTNGPFMLNLDCDHYINNSKALREAMCFLMDPNLGKYVCYVQFPQRFDGIDRNDRYANRNTVFFDINLRGLDGIQGPVYVGTGCVFNRTALYGYEPPIKPKHKKAGFLSSCFGGSRKKGSKSSKNGSDKKKSSKNVDPTVPIFSLEDIEEGVEGAGFDDEKSLLMSQMSLEKRFGQSAVFVASTLMENGGVPQSATPETLLKEAIHVISCGYEDKSEWGTEIGWIYGSVTEDILTGFKMHARGWRSIYCMPKRPAFKGSAPINLSDRLNQVLRWALGSVEILFSRHCPIWYGYNGRLKWLERFAYVNTTIYPITAIPLLIYCMLPAICLLTGKFIIPQISNLASIWFISLFLSIFATGILEMRWSGVGIDEWWRNEQFWVIGGVSAHLFAVFQGLLKVLAGIDTNFTVTSKASDEDGDFAELYMFKWTTLLIPPTTLLIVNLVGVVAGISYAVNSGYQSWGPLFGKLFFAFWVIVHLYPFLKGLMGRQNRTPTIVVVWSILLASIFSLLWVRIDPFTTRVTGPDVQACGINC; this is encoded by the exons ATGGATCCAGAAGGTGATGTGAAG GGAAAGTCCTTGAAGACCTTAGGTGGTCAAGTCTGTCAGATCTGTGGTGATGGTGTTGGCACTACTGTGAATGGCGAGCCATTTGTTGCTTGCGATGTCTGTGCCTTCCCTGTTTGTAGgccatgctatgaatatgagaGGAAGGACGGGAATCAATCTTGCCCACAGTGCAAGACCAGATACAAGAGACATAAAG GAAGTCCTGCTATTAGTGGTGAAAGTGTAGAAGATGGTGATGCTGATGATGGTGCCAGTGATCTAAATTACTCTTCTGAAAATCTGAATGAGAAGCAAAAAGTGGCAGACCGTGTGTTGAGCTGGCACGCGACTTACGGGCGGGGTGAGGAGACTGGTGCTCCAAAGTATGATAAGGAGGTCTCCCACAATCATATTCCTCTGCTTACAAATGGAACAGAT GTTTCTGGGGAATTATCTGCAGCATCACCTGGACGCTATTCAATGGCATCTCCTGGACCTGCTGGTGGTGCAAAACACATCCATCCACTTACATATTCAACAGATGCTAACCAATCAC CTAACATCAGGGTTGTGGACCCAGTAAGGGAGTTTGGATCCCCTGGACTTGGCAATGTTGCTTGGAAAGAAAGAGTTGATGGCTGGAAAATGAAGCAGGATAAGAATGTTGTGCCAATGACCACTAGCCAGCCACCTTCGGAACGAGGAGTTGGAGATATTGATGCTAGTACTGACATTCTGGGGGATGACTCTTTACT CAATGATGAGGCTAGACAACCTCTTTCAAGGAAGGTGTCTATTCCATCGTCTAGAATAAATCCTTACAGGATGGTTATTGTCCTCCGGCTTGTCATTCTTTGTATTTTCTTGCACTATCGGATAATGAATCCAGTGCCCAATGCAATTCCGTTATGGTTGTTATCTGTGATATGCGAGATTTGGTTTGCATTTTCTTGGATTTTGGATCAGTTCCCTAAGTGGCTTCCAATCAACCGTGAGACATATCTTGATAGGCTTGCACTTAG GTATGATCGTGAAGGAGAGCCATCACAATTAGCTGCTGTTGACATATTTGTTAGTACTGTGGATCCTCTGAAGGAGCCTCCTCTTGTTACAGCAAATACTGTCCTGTCCATTCTTGCAGTTGACTATCCTGTTGATAAGGTGTCCTGTTATGTGTCTGATGATGGTGCTGCCATGTTGACGTTTGAAGCCCTATCTGAAACAGCAGAGTTTGCAAGGAAATGGGTTCCTTTCTCGAAGAAGTACAGCATAGAGCCACGAGCTCCAGAGTGGTATTTTTCTCAGAAGGTTGACTACTTGAAGGATAAAGTTCAAACATCATTTGTAAAAGAACGCAGGGCAATGAAG AGGGAGTATGAAGAGTTTAAAATTCGTATCAATTCCCTCGTTGCAAAAGCTCAAAAGGTCCCTGAAGAAGGATGGATTATGCAAGATGGCACACCATGGCCTGGAAATAACACCAGGGATCATCCTGGGATGATTCAG GTTTTCTTGGGACAAAGTGGAGGACTTGATAGTGATGGAAATGAGTTGCCACGACTAGTGTATGTTTCTCGTGAGAAGCGTCCTGGCTTCCAACATCACAAAAAGGCTGGTGCCATGAATGCACTG GTACGGGTGTCAGCGGTTCTTACTAATGGACCCTTTATGTTGAATCTTGATTGTGATCATTACATAAACAACAGCAAGGCTTTGAGAGAAGCAATGTGCTTTTTGATGGATCCTAACCTTGGAAAATATGTCTGCTATGTACAATTCCCTCAGAGATTCGATGGTATTGATAGGAACGATCGATATGCCAACAGGAATACTGTTTTTTTCGAT ATTAACTTGAGAGGTTTGGACGGAATTCAAGGCCCAGTGTATGTGGGAACTGGATGTGTCTTTAATAGAACAGCTTTATATGGGTATGAACCTCCAATTAAGCCAAAGCATAAGAAAGCAGGGTTCCTCTCTTCCTGCTTCGGTGGATCAAGAAAGAAGGGTTCTAAATCAAGTAAAAATGGCTCAGACAAGAAGAAATCTAGTAAGAATGTTGATCCCACTGTGCCAATATTCAGTCTGGAGGATATAGAGGAGGGAGTTGAAG GTGCTGgatttgatgatgagaagtcACTTCTCATGTCACAAATGAGCCTGGAGAAGAGATTTGGGCAATCAGCTGTTTTTGTTGCTTCAACACTCATGGAGAATGGCGGTGTTCCTCAATCGGCTACACCGGAGACCCTTTTGAAAGAGGCTATTCATGTTATCAGTTGTGGTTATGAAGATAAATCAGAATGGGGAACTGAG ATTGGATGGATCTATGGTTCTGTCACAGAGGATATTCTCACTGGATTTAAGATGCATGCCCGTGGTTGGCGATCTATATACTGTATGCCCAAGAGACCCGCCTTCAAAGGGTCAGCTCCTATTAATCTTTCAGATCGTCTGAACCAAGTGCTTCGATGGGCTTTAGGGTCAGTGGAAATTCTTTTCAGTAGGCATTGTCCTATATGGTATGGATACAATGGACGGTTGAAGTGGTTGGAGAGATTCGCTTATGTCAACACCACTATTTATCCAATCACTGCCATTCCACTTCTTATATACTGCATGCTTCCAGCTATCTGTCTACTTACTGGGAAATTTATTATCCCTCAG ATTAGTAACCTTGCTAGCATCTGGTTTATATCCCTCTTTCTTTCCATTTTCGCTACTGGTATTctggagatgagatggagtggTGTTGGAATTGATGAATGGTGGAGAAATGAACAGTTTTGGGTCATTGGTGGTGTGTCAGCTCACCTGTTTGCCGTCTTCCAAGGGTTGCTCAAAGTGCTTGCTGGTATTGATACCAACTTTACTGTCACATCCAAGGCATCTGATGAAGATGGGGACTTTGCGGAACTCTACATGTTCAAATGGACTACTCTTCTTATACCCCCCACTACTCTCCTCATTGTAAACCTGGTAGGAGTTGTGGCCGGCATCTCATATGCCGTCAACAGTGGTTACCAATCATGGGGTCCCCTCTTTGGTAAATTATTCTTTGCTTTCTGGGTGATCGTTCACCTTTACCCCTTCCTCAAAGGTCTCATGGGTCGTCAGAACCGGACACCTACTATCGTGGTCGTGTGGTCTATTCTTCTGGCCtccattttctctttgttatggGTGCGTATTGATCCCTTCACAACAAGAGTTACTGGACCAGATGTTCAGGCTTGTGGTATCAATTGCTAG